A stretch of Microbacterium sp. LWH3-1.2 DNA encodes these proteins:
- a CDS encoding NUDIX hydrolase → MTSFFVVPSSYVYLRRGDSVMLQLRQNTGYMDGCWAAGAAGHVELGETAVDAAIREVREELGLSLAPTALTPVAVMQRTDGTDDPIEQRVDWFFVCDEWVGEPRILEPRKCAELAWFDLDSLPERMPAYEREALTALRAGASATLLRHGFPAR, encoded by the coding sequence GTGACCAGCTTCTTCGTCGTCCCCTCGTCGTATGTCTATCTCCGCCGCGGCGACTCGGTGATGCTGCAGCTGCGGCAGAACACCGGATACATGGACGGATGCTGGGCAGCCGGCGCCGCGGGGCACGTCGAGCTCGGCGAGACCGCGGTGGACGCCGCGATCCGCGAAGTGCGCGAGGAGCTCGGGCTGTCGCTCGCACCCACCGCGCTGACGCCGGTCGCCGTCATGCAGCGCACGGACGGCACGGACGACCCGATCGAGCAGCGCGTGGACTGGTTCTTCGTGTGCGACGAGTGGGTGGGCGAGCCGCGGATCCTCGAGCCCCGCAAGTGCGCAGAGCTCGCGTGGTTCGACCTTGACTCCCTCCCGGAGCGGATGCCCGCGTACGAGCGGGAGGCGCTCACCGCCCTGCGGGCGGGCGCGTCCGCGACACTGCTGCGCCACGGGTTCCCCGCGCGCTGA
- a CDS encoding alpha-L-rhamnosidase, with protein sequence MTDAAPLTTIDHAGSRVATLRAELRDDTAFVATPTPRLTWTVSAAAGWLQDRAEVTDGIETVSLDGPDSVLVAWPFAPLTAGEAREVQVRVHAGDGRSTDWSAPLEVSAGFLADGEWVAQPIGLGAPARDAQPALVRTRFTLDRRVQRALLFWTALGVAEPELNGAPVSDDVLSPGWTAYRDRVVHETVDVTALVREGENVIGASIAGAWYTEKYGFFTFTNRLYGTQPSFLAQLRVTYADGTIETVAATGDTWTATGDGPVVDSGIYAGEHQDLGRQIPGWSTPDGIDVPAATWNPVRVGAAALGGYENVPVPEARIAPPVRRIDTLPVVDVIETPSGGRILDFGQNLVGRLRVRVTGAAGTRAVVRHAEVLEDGELGIRPLRNARATAMFDLSGADDVLESRFSFYGFRYAEVTGLEVEPSQVEAIVLHTDLVRTGWFASSHAQLDRLHENVVWGMRGNFLSIPTDCPQRDERLGWTGDIQVFSPTASFLYDVDGFLTSWLRDLSFEQARNDGTVPVVVPAALPSSGGLGPTAAWGDAATVVPTVLHERFGDTGLLAAQYPSMKAWVDAVLRDAGDGGLWAGRMQLGDWLDPAAPPDKPGQAKVDGDIVATAYLARSLRQVADAASVLGEDTDAADYAALAERSRAAFVAEYVTPAGRMMSDAPTAYALALEFDLVTDPGVRDALAGRLAALVREGGYRIGTGFVGTPLVADALTRAGRLAAAERLLLQTECPSWLYPVTMGATTVWERWDSLLPDGSVNPGEMTSFNHYALGAVADWLHRSVAGLAAAEPGYRRLRIAPRPLAGLDHASARHVTPYGEASVSWHRDGDDVVVTAVVPPNTTAQVDLPRGSRLADVGSGWHEWRVPTEPAPAPQPLPGVTASLADVIDDPRAYQALLDTLDEADGDLARTVRTETRWATGRPVSTVLMFTPPALLDAVDTAIRSATAR encoded by the coding sequence ATGACGGATGCTGCGCCCCTGACCACGATCGACCACGCGGGCTCGCGCGTCGCGACGCTGCGCGCCGAGCTGCGTGACGACACCGCGTTCGTCGCGACTCCGACACCCCGGCTTACCTGGACCGTCTCCGCCGCGGCCGGCTGGCTCCAGGACCGCGCCGAGGTCACCGACGGCATCGAGACGGTGTCGCTCGACGGACCCGACTCGGTGCTCGTCGCGTGGCCGTTCGCGCCGCTGACCGCCGGTGAGGCCCGCGAGGTCCAGGTGCGGGTGCACGCCGGCGACGGCCGCTCGACGGACTGGAGTGCGCCGCTCGAGGTCTCGGCGGGCTTCCTCGCCGATGGCGAGTGGGTCGCGCAGCCCATCGGGCTGGGCGCACCGGCGCGCGACGCGCAGCCCGCGTTGGTGCGCACCCGGTTCACCCTCGACCGTCGCGTCCAACGCGCCCTGCTGTTCTGGACGGCGCTCGGCGTCGCCGAGCCCGAGCTGAACGGCGCGCCCGTCTCGGACGACGTGCTCTCCCCCGGGTGGACCGCCTACCGCGACCGCGTCGTACACGAGACCGTGGACGTGACCGCCCTGGTCCGCGAGGGCGAGAACGTGATCGGCGCGTCGATCGCCGGCGCCTGGTACACCGAGAAGTACGGTTTCTTCACCTTCACGAACCGCCTCTACGGCACGCAGCCGTCGTTCCTGGCGCAGCTACGCGTCACGTATGCGGACGGCACGATCGAGACCGTGGCGGCGACAGGTGACACCTGGACCGCGACCGGCGACGGTCCCGTCGTCGACAGCGGCATCTACGCCGGCGAGCATCAGGATCTCGGGCGGCAGATCCCGGGGTGGTCCACACCGGACGGCATCGACGTGCCGGCGGCCACGTGGAATCCCGTCCGGGTCGGCGCGGCCGCGCTCGGCGGGTACGAGAACGTGCCCGTGCCCGAAGCGCGCATCGCACCGCCCGTGCGGCGGATCGACACGCTGCCGGTCGTCGATGTCATCGAGACCCCGTCCGGCGGGCGAATCCTCGACTTCGGACAGAACCTCGTCGGCCGGCTGCGGGTGCGGGTGACGGGCGCCGCCGGCACACGCGCGGTGGTGCGTCACGCCGAGGTCCTCGAGGACGGCGAGCTCGGCATCCGTCCCCTCCGCAATGCGCGCGCGACCGCCATGTTCGACCTCTCGGGCGCGGACGACGTGCTCGAGTCCCGGTTCTCGTTCTACGGCTTCCGCTACGCCGAGGTGACCGGGCTCGAGGTCGAACCGTCCCAGGTCGAGGCCATCGTGCTGCACACCGACCTCGTCCGCACCGGCTGGTTCGCCTCATCGCACGCCCAGCTGGACCGGCTGCACGAGAACGTGGTGTGGGGCATGCGCGGCAACTTCCTGTCGATTCCGACGGACTGCCCGCAGCGCGACGAGCGGCTGGGCTGGACGGGCGACATCCAGGTGTTCTCGCCGACGGCGAGCTTCCTCTACGACGTCGACGGCTTCCTGACGTCGTGGCTGCGCGACCTCTCGTTCGAGCAGGCCCGCAACGACGGCACCGTGCCCGTCGTCGTCCCCGCCGCGCTCCCCTCGTCCGGCGGGCTCGGGCCCACCGCGGCATGGGGCGACGCGGCCACCGTCGTACCCACGGTGCTGCACGAGCGCTTCGGCGACACCGGCTTGCTGGCCGCGCAGTACCCGAGCATGAAGGCCTGGGTCGACGCCGTGCTCCGCGACGCGGGCGACGGCGGCCTGTGGGCCGGCCGGATGCAGCTCGGCGACTGGCTCGACCCGGCGGCCCCGCCCGACAAGCCCGGGCAGGCGAAGGTCGACGGCGACATCGTCGCGACGGCGTACCTCGCCCGGTCGCTGCGCCAGGTGGCCGACGCCGCATCAGTTCTCGGAGAGGACACGGATGCCGCGGACTACGCAGCACTCGCAGAACGCAGCCGCGCCGCCTTCGTCGCCGAGTACGTCACCCCTGCCGGTCGCATGATGAGCGACGCCCCGACCGCCTACGCGCTGGCACTGGAGTTCGACCTCGTCACCGACCCGGGTGTGCGCGACGCCCTCGCCGGACGTCTCGCGGCACTCGTGCGCGAGGGCGGCTATCGGATCGGCACCGGCTTCGTCGGAACACCGCTGGTCGCAGACGCCCTCACCCGCGCCGGCCGGCTCGCCGCGGCGGAGCGCCTGCTCCTGCAGACCGAGTGCCCATCGTGGCTCTACCCCGTCACGATGGGCGCGACCACCGTGTGGGAGCGCTGGGACAGCCTCCTGCCCGACGGCTCGGTGAACCCCGGCGAGATGACCTCGTTCAACCACTACGCCCTGGGCGCGGTCGCCGACTGGCTGCACCGTTCGGTGGCGGGCCTCGCGGCCGCCGAGCCGGGGTACCGCCGGCTGCGGATCGCGCCCCGGCCGCTCGCAGGGCTCGACCACGCGTCGGCACGGCACGTGACGCCGTACGGCGAGGCATCCGTCTCGTGGCACCGCGACGGCGACGACGTCGTCGTGACCGCGGTGGTTCCGCCGAACACCACGGCCCAGGTGGACCTGCCCCGGGGCTCGCGTCTCGCGGACGTGGGTTCGGGATGGCACGAATGGCGCGTCCCGACGGAGCCGGCGCCCGCTCCGCAGCCCCTGCCCGGCGTCACCGCCTCCCTCGCGGACGTGATCGACGACCCGCGCGCCTATCAGGCACTGCTGGACACGCTCGACGAGGCCGACGGGGATCTCGCGCGCACCGTGCGCACCGAGACCCGCTGGGCCACAGGACGCCCGGTATCGACCGTCCTCATGTTCACGCCGCCGGCGCTGCTCGACGCTGTGGACACCGCCATCCGCTCCGCCACGGCCCGCTGA
- a CDS encoding glycoside hydrolase family 3 protein, with the protein MTDTATATSTHPDSVLHLLPLLERITLEQKAALVQGADFWSTIPLPEIGLRAMTLSDGPAGVRGPRWDEREPSLNLPSGSALAASWDTDLAYRYGAAAASEARRKGVDVVLGPTINLHRSPLGGRHFECFSEDPELSAELAAAYVRGLQDNGIAATPKHYVANDSETDRFTVDVHVEDRALRELYLAPFERAVEAGAWAIMSAYNAVDGTTMTENALLDTPLNTEWGFDGVVISDWTAVRSLDAIAAAQDLAMPGPAPAYTHLVDAVRDGRVNEADLDRKVLRLLLLAERVGALADATPLEPSPVDGPAFARQAAIAGTVLLRNTGVLPLNASSVSRIAVIGHNAREARTQGGGSATVIPEAVVSPLEAIRAAIPGADVRFEIGAVVQEGVAEIPLAQLTNPATGEAGIRVAFFDGDSTELFAENRRSTALVWFGGDAPIAASATVVFETLYTPQETGEIGLGFSGANPGKLYVDGRLVLDDAPVVEGTDLGAALLHPQSVSATIAVEAGRPTAVRVEFTRGGASAQSGALSATLGIAPERTDPDELIARAAAQAAASEIAIVVVGTNSKVESEGYDRTSLDLPGRQDDLVRAVAATGTPTIVVVNAGSPVVLPWADEVAAVVQGYFGGQEFGHAIADVLTGAAEPGGRLPTTWPAALADVPVTEVAPADGRLEYREGLHIGYRAWLKAQVEPAFPFGHGLGYTTWSWGAAKREGDTVEVTLANTGDRAGKQVVQVYAERPDSAVERPERWLVGFATVHAAPGETVTAAVPVPARRLAHWAGEWVVEPGAFTLRAGASVADLPLSIDWTVEPR; encoded by the coding sequence ATGACCGACACCGCCACCGCCACCTCCACCCATCCCGACTCGGTGCTGCACCTGCTGCCGCTGCTGGAGCGCATCACCCTCGAGCAGAAGGCCGCCCTGGTGCAGGGCGCCGACTTCTGGAGCACCATCCCCCTCCCCGAGATCGGGCTGCGGGCGATGACCCTCTCGGACGGACCCGCCGGCGTCCGCGGCCCCCGCTGGGACGAACGCGAACCGTCCCTCAACCTCCCCTCGGGGTCGGCACTGGCCGCGTCATGGGACACCGACCTCGCCTACCGGTACGGGGCGGCCGCCGCATCCGAAGCCCGCCGCAAGGGCGTCGACGTCGTCCTCGGCCCCACCATCAACTTGCACCGCTCGCCCCTCGGCGGCCGGCACTTCGAATGCTTCAGCGAAGACCCCGAGCTGAGCGCCGAGCTCGCCGCCGCGTACGTGCGGGGCCTGCAAGACAACGGCATCGCCGCGACTCCGAAGCACTACGTCGCCAACGACTCCGAGACCGACCGCTTCACCGTCGACGTGCACGTCGAGGACCGCGCATTGCGCGAGCTGTACCTCGCCCCGTTCGAACGCGCCGTCGAAGCCGGAGCCTGGGCGATCATGAGCGCCTACAACGCCGTCGACGGCACCACCATGACCGAGAACGCCCTCCTCGACACCCCGCTCAACACCGAGTGGGGCTTCGACGGCGTCGTCATCAGCGACTGGACCGCCGTGCGCTCCCTCGACGCCATCGCGGCCGCACAGGACCTCGCCATGCCCGGCCCCGCACCCGCCTACACCCACCTCGTCGACGCCGTCCGCGACGGCCGCGTGAACGAAGCCGACCTCGACCGCAAGGTCCTGCGCCTGCTGCTGCTCGCCGAACGCGTCGGCGCCCTCGCCGACGCCACCCCCCTCGAACCCTCTCCCGTCGACGGGCCCGCCTTCGCACGCCAGGCCGCCATCGCCGGCACCGTGCTGCTGCGCAACACCGGCGTCCTGCCACTGAATGCCTCGTCTGTGAGTCGCATCGCGGTGATCGGCCACAACGCCCGCGAAGCCCGCACCCAGGGCGGCGGCAGCGCCACCGTGATCCCCGAGGCCGTCGTCTCGCCGCTGGAGGCGATCCGCGCCGCGATCCCCGGCGCCGACGTGCGCTTCGAGATCGGCGCCGTCGTACAAGAAGGAGTCGCCGAGATCCCGCTCGCCCAGCTCACCAACCCCGCCACCGGTGAGGCCGGCATCCGTGTGGCGTTCTTCGACGGCGACAGCACCGAGCTGTTCGCCGAGAACCGTCGCTCCACTGCTCTGGTCTGGTTCGGCGGTGACGCACCCATCGCCGCGAGCGCCACCGTGGTGTTCGAAACGCTGTACACGCCCCAGGAGACCGGCGAGATCGGACTCGGCTTCTCCGGCGCGAACCCCGGCAAACTCTACGTCGACGGCCGACTAGTGCTCGACGACGCCCCCGTCGTCGAAGGCACCGACCTCGGCGCGGCGCTCCTGCACCCGCAGTCGGTCTCGGCGACCATCGCCGTCGAGGCCGGCCGCCCGACAGCAGTGCGCGTCGAGTTCACGCGCGGAGGCGCCAGCGCACAGTCGGGCGCCCTGAGCGCCACACTGGGGATCGCGCCCGAACGCACCGACCCCGACGAACTCATCGCCCGCGCCGCCGCACAGGCCGCCGCATCCGAAATCGCCATCGTCGTCGTCGGCACCAACTCGAAGGTCGAGTCGGAGGGGTACGACCGCACCAGCCTGGACCTCCCCGGCCGCCAGGACGACCTGGTCCGCGCCGTCGCCGCCACCGGCACCCCGACGATCGTCGTCGTCAACGCAGGCTCGCCGGTCGTGCTGCCCTGGGCGGACGAGGTCGCCGCGGTCGTGCAGGGGTACTTCGGTGGGCAGGAGTTCGGGCACGCGATCGCCGACGTCCTCACGGGCGCCGCCGAGCCCGGCGGGCGTCTCCCCACGACATGGCCGGCCGCCCTCGCCGACGTGCCGGTCACCGAGGTAGCGCCCGCAGACGGCCGCCTCGAGTACCGCGAAGGACTGCACATCGGCTACCGCGCGTGGCTGAAGGCGCAGGTCGAGCCGGCGTTCCCGTTCGGCCACGGCCTCGGCTACACGACGTGGTCGTGGGGCGCCGCGAAACGCGAGGGTGACACGGTCGAGGTGACGCTGGCCAACACCGGCGACCGCGCCGGAAAGCAGGTCGTGCAGGTCTACGCCGAGCGCCCGGACTCGGCGGTGGAGCGACCCGAGCGGTGGCTCGTGGGCTTCGCGACGGTGCACGCGGCTCCCGGAGAGACCGTGACCGCGGCGGTGCCGGTCCCGGCGCGCCGCCTCGCGCACTGGGCGGGCGAATGGGTCGTCGAGCCCGGCGCGTTCACGCTCCGCGCCGGCGCCTCGGTGGCCGACCTGCCGCTGTCGATCGACTGGACCGTCGAGCCCCGATGA
- a CDS encoding ATP-binding cassette domain-containing protein, whose product MSTPLNTQAPGTALLDIRNLVVEYPGKGFRAQPFRALQGVSLDILPGETVGLVGESGSGKTTLGRAALGLAPVTEGSIVYDGKDISHLKRQERRALSSEIQVVFQDPYSSLNPSMTIEQILTEPLTAAGVSTSEAKGRVRDLLDQVGLPADARGRLPREFSGGQRQRVAIARALALQPRLIVCDEPVSALDLSTQARVLDLFIDIQNRTGVAYLFVTHDLAVVRHISHRVAVMYRGEIVEAGDGDRVTSEPQHPYTQRLFMAAPVPDPDKQEERRIARRALLDAEASASVA is encoded by the coding sequence ATGAGCACCCCGCTGAACACCCAGGCGCCGGGCACTGCGCTGCTGGATATCAGGAACCTCGTCGTCGAGTACCCGGGCAAGGGGTTCCGCGCGCAGCCGTTCCGGGCCCTCCAGGGCGTTTCGCTCGACATCCTGCCGGGCGAGACGGTGGGCCTCGTCGGCGAGTCCGGGTCGGGCAAGACGACGCTCGGCCGCGCGGCCCTCGGCCTCGCCCCCGTGACCGAGGGGTCGATCGTCTACGACGGCAAGGACATCTCTCACCTCAAGCGTCAGGAGCGCCGCGCGCTCAGCTCCGAGATCCAGGTCGTCTTCCAAGACCCGTACTCCTCGCTGAACCCGTCGATGACGATCGAGCAGATCCTCACCGAGCCACTCACCGCCGCAGGCGTGTCGACGAGCGAGGCGAAAGGGCGCGTGCGCGACCTGCTCGACCAGGTGGGCCTGCCCGCTGACGCGCGGGGACGCCTGCCCCGCGAGTTCTCGGGCGGGCAGCGCCAGCGCGTCGCGATCGCCCGGGCGCTCGCCCTGCAGCCGCGACTCATCGTGTGCGACGAACCGGTGTCGGCGCTCGACCTGTCGACCCAGGCCCGCGTCCTGGACCTCTTCATCGACATCCAGAACCGCACCGGCGTCGCATACCTCTTCGTGACCCACGACCTCGCAGTGGTGCGCCACATCAGCCACCGCGTCGCCGTGATGTACCGCGGCGAGATCGTCGAGGCGGGCGACGGCGACCGGGTGACCTCCGAGCCCCAGCACCCGTACACCCAGCGTCTCTTCATGGCCGCGCCGGTCCCCGACCCCGACAAGCAGGAGGAGCGCCGCATCGCCCGGCGCGCCCTCCTCGATGCCGAAGCGTCCGCGAGCGTCGCCTGA
- a CDS encoding DUF5605 domain-containing protein has translation MFDRASTFGDTLDSPGGRAVLETHLPGIAASPMAAQFRGARLGQLVALVPELEDPDAQERLWNALAALDDGDDARAPYAPAISPDLAYEGDEVARGSASVLLPSATPKWDVLEVRFDGPNHGNPFVDVELDAVFARPDGSTVRVGGFYDGDGRYLVRALADAEGDWTFVTRSTARSLDGLGGTVTVTAAREGAHGPVRVDGFHFRHADGTRHRPLGTTAYGWTHQSDELQEQTLHTLAEAPFMKIRMCLFPKSYLFNANEPADFVFPGSLEDGFDLERFDPGHFRRLEQRIAQLGELGIEADLILFHAYDRWGFADLGPAVDERYLRYAVRRLAAFSNVWWSMANEYDLLWSKTGADWERLAAVVGEEDPFGHLNSIHNCRPPYDYAKPWITHVSIQRVDVYRTAENTDEWRERWGKPVVIDECAYEGDIDQGWGNITGEEMVRRFWEGAVRGGYVGHGETYLPSALGLDDEVLWWAKGGALHGTSPDRIGFLEKLLADAPEGVWDPLPSDWDVPWGGTDTHRVGYFGFNRPRFRNVVLGDGEWTIDVIDTWNMTVERLDDTFRATVRVPLPGRQFMAVRAIRVAD, from the coding sequence ATGTTCGACCGCGCCTCCACCTTCGGAGACACCCTCGACAGCCCCGGCGGCCGCGCCGTGCTCGAGACCCACCTCCCCGGCATCGCCGCGTCGCCGATGGCGGCGCAGTTCCGCGGCGCGCGACTCGGCCAGCTCGTGGCGCTCGTGCCCGAACTGGAGGACCCCGATGCGCAAGAGCGTCTCTGGAATGCCCTCGCCGCCCTCGACGATGGCGATGACGCGCGTGCCCCGTACGCGCCGGCGATCAGCCCCGACCTCGCCTACGAGGGCGACGAGGTCGCTCGGGGCTCGGCATCCGTCCTCCTTCCCTCCGCGACGCCGAAGTGGGACGTGCTCGAGGTGCGCTTCGACGGGCCGAACCACGGCAATCCGTTCGTCGACGTCGAGCTCGACGCCGTATTCGCGCGGCCCGACGGGTCAACCGTGCGGGTCGGCGGCTTCTACGACGGCGACGGCCGGTATCTCGTGCGCGCCCTCGCCGACGCGGAGGGCGACTGGACCTTCGTCACGCGCTCGACGGCGCGGTCGCTCGACGGTCTCGGCGGCACGGTCACCGTGACGGCGGCGCGCGAGGGCGCCCACGGGCCGGTGCGGGTCGACGGCTTCCACTTCCGGCACGCCGACGGCACCCGCCACCGCCCCCTCGGCACCACGGCGTATGGGTGGACGCACCAGAGCGACGAGCTGCAGGAGCAGACCCTGCACACGCTCGCCGAAGCGCCGTTCATGAAGATCCGGATGTGCCTGTTCCCCAAGTCGTACCTCTTCAACGCGAACGAGCCGGCCGACTTCGTGTTCCCCGGCTCCCTCGAGGACGGCTTCGACCTCGAGCGGTTCGACCCGGGGCACTTCCGCCGACTGGAGCAGCGCATCGCGCAGCTGGGCGAGCTGGGCATCGAGGCCGACCTCATCCTGTTCCACGCATACGACCGGTGGGGATTCGCCGACCTCGGTCCGGCCGTCGACGAGCGCTACCTGCGCTACGCGGTGCGCCGTCTCGCCGCGTTCTCGAACGTGTGGTGGTCGATGGCGAACGAGTACGACCTGCTGTGGTCGAAGACCGGCGCCGACTGGGAGCGCCTGGCCGCGGTCGTCGGCGAGGAGGACCCCTTCGGCCACCTCAACTCGATCCACAACTGCCGCCCGCCCTATGACTACGCGAAGCCGTGGATCACACACGTCAGCATCCAGCGCGTCGACGTCTACCGCACGGCCGAGAACACCGACGAGTGGCGTGAGAGGTGGGGCAAGCCCGTCGTGATCGACGAGTGCGCCTACGAGGGCGACATCGACCAGGGCTGGGGCAACATCACCGGCGAGGAGATGGTGCGCCGGTTCTGGGAGGGCGCGGTGCGCGGCGGCTACGTCGGCCACGGCGAGACCTACCTCCCCTCGGCGCTCGGACTCGACGACGAGGTGCTGTGGTGGGCGAAGGGCGGGGCGCTGCACGGCACGTCACCCGACCGCATCGGGTTCCTCGAGAAGCTGCTCGCCGACGCGCCCGAGGGCGTGTGGGACCCGCTCCCCTCGGACTGGGACGTCCCGTGGGGCGGCACCGACACCCACCGGGTCGGCTACTTCGGCTTCAACCGCCCGCGCTTCCGCAACGTCGTGCTCGGCGACGGCGAGTGGACGATCGACGTCATCGACACCTGGAACATGACGGTGGAGCGCCTCGACGACACCTTCCGCGCCACGGTCCGCGTGCCGCTGCCGGGTCGCCAGTTCATGGCCGTGCGAGCCATCCGCGTCGCCGACTGA
- a CDS encoding D-arabinono-1,4-lactone oxidase: MPRNWAGTYEYTAPRIVEATAVDDVVRVLRDPGRVRALGTRHSFTDLPDTPGTLVDVTGFAAEFELDETAQTVTVPAGIRYGVLAVWLDDRGWALRNMGSLPHINVGGATATGTHGSGDANPVLSASVRALRYVGADAEVHEVRRGDPDFDALVVGLGAYGVVVSLTLDVVPAFRARQDIYSGVSWEAALADWNALTSVGYSVSVFSRWEEPSLGFVWVKSRLDTDEDAVPDTILDGVRAQVEESPLGVGDNVTELAVPGPWMLRLPHFRLDAEPSFGDEIQSEYFVARADAPAALNAVRTLGDSIRPHLIWTELRTAAADELWLSPAYRRDVVIIHFTWHNHPDDVAAAVARVEAALEPFEARPHWGKLHGFDRAGIERVHPRLADARAVFERLDPEGRFSNAHLERLGVRERR, translated from the coding sequence ATGCCGCGCAATTGGGCTGGAACCTACGAGTACACAGCGCCCCGGATCGTCGAGGCGACCGCTGTCGACGACGTCGTGCGGGTGCTGCGCGACCCCGGACGGGTGCGCGCGCTCGGCACCCGGCATTCGTTCACCGACCTCCCCGACACCCCCGGCACGCTCGTGGACGTGACGGGGTTCGCGGCCGAGTTCGAGCTCGACGAGACGGCGCAGACCGTCACCGTGCCTGCCGGCATCCGCTACGGCGTGCTCGCCGTCTGGCTCGATGACCGCGGGTGGGCCCTGCGCAACATGGGATCCCTCCCGCACATCAACGTCGGTGGCGCGACGGCCACGGGAACGCACGGCTCGGGCGATGCGAATCCGGTGCTGTCGGCATCGGTCCGGGCGCTGCGCTACGTCGGGGCGGATGCCGAGGTGCACGAGGTGCGCCGCGGCGACCCCGACTTCGACGCGCTCGTGGTGGGCCTCGGCGCCTACGGCGTCGTGGTCTCGCTGACGCTCGACGTCGTGCCCGCGTTCCGCGCCCGGCAGGACATCTACTCCGGCGTCTCGTGGGAGGCCGCGCTGGCCGACTGGAACGCGCTCACCTCCGTCGGGTACAGCGTCTCGGTGTTCTCGCGCTGGGAGGAGCCGTCGCTCGGCTTCGTGTGGGTGAAGTCGCGGCTGGACACGGACGAGGACGCCGTGCCCGACACGATCCTCGATGGAGTGCGCGCTCAGGTGGAGGAGTCGCCCCTCGGGGTGGGGGACAACGTGACGGAACTGGCCGTGCCGGGACCCTGGATGCTGCGGCTCCCGCACTTCCGCCTCGACGCCGAGCCGTCGTTCGGCGACGAGATCCAGAGCGAGTACTTCGTCGCCCGCGCCGACGCGCCCGCGGCGCTGAACGCGGTGCGGACGCTGGGTGACAGCATCCGTCCGCATCTCATCTGGACCGAGCTGCGCACCGCCGCCGCCGACGAACTGTGGCTGAGTCCGGCTTATCGGCGCGACGTCGTGATCATCCACTTCACGTGGCACAACCACCCCGACGACGTCGCCGCCGCGGTCGCCCGCGTCGAGGCCGCGCTCGAGCCGTTCGAGGCACGCCCGCACTGGGGGAAGCTCCACGGGTTCGACCGCGCGGGGATCGAGCGCGTGCACCCGCGCCTGGCCGACGCCCGCGCCGTGTTCGAGCGCCTCGATCCCGAGGGGCGCTTCTCGAACGCCCACCTCGAGCGTCTGGGAGTGCGCGAGCGCCGGTGA
- a CDS encoding serine hydrolase domain-containing protein, translating to MNELITERLHGRADTRLEQVTERLDAFLAADPDLSFQVAAFHDGHPVLDAWGGPHMVEDSVIVPYSVTKNTIGLAIGLLVERGELDLDERVATYWPEFAAKGKQHVTVRQLLSHQAGLPQTAPALTWDELLDHHAAAERLATSRPFWHPGSAFGYHAVTIGNLGDELVFRVTGRTLHEFYEQEIRAPHGIDFFLGLPDDQESRRVDVLPMIKPVSDTSTPTFSALGPVVFGSMGGGVDLANSRRSWGYGHPATSGTGTARGLARLFAAAVTGVDGADPFLSADTVAEIGQQQIRGYDEVLHQQDRAHAIVFQKPSQQLAFGGPRAFGHDGAAGALACVDPDTGLAFAWTIARGPWPGGADPRAVALARELGIRLSS from the coding sequence ATGAACGAATTGATCACCGAACGCCTCCATGGGAGGGCGGACACCCGACTCGAGCAGGTCACAGAGCGCCTCGACGCCTTTCTCGCCGCCGATCCCGACCTCTCGTTCCAGGTCGCCGCGTTCCATGACGGTCACCCCGTGCTCGATGCGTGGGGCGGGCCGCACATGGTGGAGGACTCGGTCATCGTGCCGTACTCGGTCACTAAGAACACGATCGGGCTCGCGATCGGCCTTCTCGTCGAGCGGGGCGAGCTCGACCTCGACGAGCGCGTCGCGACCTACTGGCCCGAGTTCGCCGCCAAGGGCAAGCAGCACGTCACGGTGCGCCAGCTGCTGTCGCACCAGGCGGGTCTGCCGCAGACCGCGCCCGCGCTCACCTGGGACGAGCTGCTCGACCACCACGCGGCGGCCGAGCGGCTCGCCACGAGCCGCCCGTTCTGGCACCCGGGGAGCGCCTTCGGCTACCATGCCGTCACGATCGGGAACCTCGGCGACGAGCTCGTCTTCCGGGTGACCGGCCGCACGCTGCACGAGTTCTACGAGCAGGAGATCCGCGCACCCCACGGCATCGACTTCTTCCTCGGGCTCCCCGACGACCAGGAGTCCCGCCGCGTCGACGTGCTGCCGATGATCAAGCCGGTGTCCGACACTTCCACGCCGACCTTCTCAGCGCTCGGCCCGGTCGTCTTCGGATCGATGGGCGGCGGGGTCGACCTCGCCAACTCGCGACGCAGCTGGGGGTACGGGCACCCTGCCACCTCCGGCACCGGCACCGCGCGGGGCCTCGCGCGCCTCTTCGCCGCGGCGGTCACCGGGGTCGACGGCGCCGATCCGTTCCTCAGCGCCGACACGGTGGCCGAGATCGGCCAGCAGCAGATCCGCGGCTATGACGAGGTGCTGCACCAGCAGGACCGCGCGCACGCGATCGTGTTCCAGAAGCCGTCGCAGCAGCTCGCGTTCGGCGGCCCGCGTGCGTTCGGTCACGACGGCGCCGCCGGAGCGCTCGCCTGCGTCGACCCCGACACCGGGCTGGCGTTCGCGTGGACGATCGCGCGCGGCCCGTGGCCGGGCGGCGCGGACCCGCGCGCCGTGGCACTCGCCCGGGAACTCGGCATCCGTCTCTCGTCCTGA